One part of the Aspergillus luchuensis IFO 4308 DNA, chromosome 5, nearly complete sequence genome encodes these proteins:
- a CDS encoding uncharacterized protein (COG:S;~EggNog:ENOG410PGXJ;~TransMembrane:7 (o20-38i45-66o72-92i104-122o152-170i182-205o217-237i)): protein MTLSAGHRPRDPDILVMEAWGQGFLVGSRVVMIAITTANLKKGVLLHKLIVAELALALGHGTFIFLHAPAQGWYLSVTAVGLTISHTLHNVIAWMKIRGFFTPWGTRLYLITLLAAQPYWVMESYANFAFFNRGQALYTTTRPLEPLFRDPWWIFTTCFLLYIIQRGYGCSLMQLIRISPRFGVMLLFMVISILFAVVDMCVIRVENRLGYPPEMEPFWKLAFVFKCLSDTIILDDFRSALDRLRYHYHPDGVPPQEATRARGRSTNRLLDCVPEASVKRPEPVCRPPDMV from the exons ATGACGCTGAGTGCTGGCCATCGTCCCAGAGACCCGGACATCCTTGTCATGGAGGCGTGGGGACAAGGATTCCTCGTGGGTTCCCGTGTTGTCATGATTGCTATCACCACGGCCAACTTGAAAAAGGGGGTGCTCCTGCACAAACTCATCGTGGCAGAG CTTGCCCTGGCCCTCGGGCACGGAacgttcatctttctccatgCGCCTGCCCAGGGCTGGTATCTTTCAGTTACGGCAGTCGGCCTCACGATTTCGCACACCCTCCACAACGTGATCGCATGGATGAAAATTCGCGGATTCTTCACCCCTTGGGGCACGCGACTGTATCTGATCACCCTGCTGGCGGCCCAGCCCTACTGGGTCATGGAAAGTTATGCCAACTTTGCCTTTTTCAATCGGGGCCAGGCCTTATATACCACCACTCGGCCACTCGAGCCGCTGTTCCG GGACCCTTGGTGGATCTTCACCACTTGCTTTCTCCTGTACATCATCCAGCGGGGTTATGGGTGCTCGCTGATGCAGCTGATCCGCATTAGTCCACGTTTTGGCGTCATGCTCCTTTTCATGGTGATTTCCATCTTGTTTGCCGTGGTGGACATGTGTGTGATCCGGGTCGAGAATCGCCTAGGCTACCCCCCGGAGATGGAGCCGTTCTGGAAG TTGGCGTTTGTTTTCAAATGCCTGAGcgacaccatcatcttggatgacttCCGGAGCGCCCTGGATCGGCTGCGCTATCACTACCACCCGGACGGTGTGCCACCGCAGGAGGCCACGCGCGCTCGCGGTCGGAGCACAAACCGGCTTCTGGACTGTGTACCCGAGGCGTCTGTTAAACGTCCCGAGCCAGTATGTCGTCCACCGGACATGGTGTAA
- a CDS encoding NADPH oxidase family protein (COG:S;~EggNog:ENOG410Q1BA;~InterPro:IPR039261;~TransMembrane:1 (n3-11c16/17o26-50i)) — translation MRIHYLLAVTAMVALAYHTWDQGSESRWQVIGAGALWILLSFVAVSHAVFVQQRWSAGRPAVTIRPFHDLLRMDITVSPHWRIRPGQYVYLWLPHAGFRSCFQLQPFYVAYWDDPPESRILYVLTRTQASSLSTQLYLREWLHQRRQPALLLGPCGRSIDFSLFGTIVFIVEDIGILRMLPYIRMLVQDSEQRRAMVRKLKIVWQMQDFDHQYWLGDWMQEFLDLDRGEFKILEFRLYYLTKGPSVNPGEGFGERIKLCQGPLMAREIVQGHLSKRRGKLAVGVCARQSMRQQVRDVVQPRTGPDIKLFDFDPRQVMPGRLLVAKRTLQPLRAQVTFSSGLPLSYLKVTENNVSSSMPRTQRFSLRAADPMWQWHPSLLLVFPIQSNSYTPNTDRTDFQLPRLLVGERSTRLRGRTPFPQ, via the exons ATGAGAATCCACTACCTTCTGGCGGTCACGGCAATGGTGGCCCTGGCGTATCATACGTGGGACCAAGGATCAGAATCCCGCTGGCAAGTGATTGGTGCTGGGGCCCTATGGATCTTGCTGAGTTTCGTTGCCGTCTCTCATGCAGTTTTCGTCCAACAACGCTGGAGTGCTGGACGGCCCGCCGTAACCATACGTCCCTTTCATGATCTGCTTCGCATGGACATTACAGTGTCCCCCCATTGGCGCATCCGGCCGGGGCAGTACGTATACCTCTGGTTGCCTCACGCGGGATTTCGCTCGTGCTTCCAACTCCAGCCTTTCTATGTCGCCTACTGGGATGACCCGCCCGAATCGCGCATCCTGTACGTTCTGACCCGAACGCAAGCCTCAAGCCTCAGCACACAACTCTATCTCCGCGAATGGCTACACCAGCGTCGACAGCCCGCACTGTTGCTGGGACCATGCGGCCGATCGATCGACTTCTCTCTATTTGGGACGATTGTGTTCATCGTAGAGGACATTGGTATTTTGCGAATGCTTCCCTATATCCGCATGCTTGTCCAGGATAGCGAGCAACGGCGGGCCATGGTACGCAAGTTGAAAATCGTGTGGCAGATGCAAGACTTTG ACCACCAATACTGGCTGGGCGATTGGATGCAGGAATTTCTGGATCTCGACCGCGGTGAATTCAAG ATTCTTGAATTTCGTCTGTATTACCTTACAAAGGGGCCATCCGTTAACCCCGGTGAGGGGTTCGGAGAGCGAATCAAACTGTGTCAAGGGCCACTGATGGCCAGAGAAATCGTCCAAGGCCACCTGAGCAAGCGCCGTGGAAAGCTAGCTGTCGGTG TTTGTGCCCGCCAGTCGATGCGCCAACAAGTCCGTGATGTTGTTCAGCCTCGGACGGGACCGGATATCAAACTCTTTGACTTCGACCCGAGGCAGGTCATGCCCGGGAGGCTCCTTGTCGCAAAAAGGACATTGCAACCGCTCCGGGCCCAAGTGACTTTCAGCAGTGGGTTGCCTCTCTCATACTTGAAAGTTACTGAGAATAACGTGAGTTCCAGCATGCCTAGGACACAACGATTCTCCTTACGCGCAGCCGATCCCATGTGGCAGTGGCATCCATCGCTGCTTCTCGTCTTCCCCATACAGTCCAATTCCTACACGCCCAACACAGACCGGACGGATTTCCAATTACCTCGTTTATTGGTTGGTGAAAGGTCCACTCGCTTGCGGGGCCGCACCCCCTTTCCTCAGTAA
- a CDS encoding uncharacterized protein (COG:S;~EggNog:ENOG410Q1BA;~TransMembrane:2 (i32-51o87-109i)), giving the protein MKVYPAFAPPEAISPTLSDLYKRATQIQYVDWYGIWIAALLGAWLLTRLAYQLGGGGGWWTVQRHIATSLGRRLGRELPWLLQNIDIATALAAILVGVLLGANIVLLLVSAHGWADVQQRAAKLAVLNLSPS; this is encoded by the exons ATGAAAGTAT ATCCGGCTTTCGCTCCCCCAGAAGCAATATCTCCAACCCTCTCAGACCTGTATAAACGGGCCACCCAAATCCAATACGTCGATTGGTACGGAATATGGATTGCTGCCTTGCTGGGCGCCTGGCTTCTCACGCGGTTGGCGTACCAgcttgggggggggggggggtggtggacTGTCCAACGCCACATCGCGACCTCCCTTGGACGGCGTCTCGGCCGCGAGTTGCCGTGGCTTCTCCAGAATATTGACATCGCCACCGCTCTCGCGGCGATCTTAGTTGGGGTGCTCTTGGGCGCCAACATTGTCCTTCTACTCGTCTCCGCCCATGGCTGGGCCGACGTCCAGCAACGTGCGGCGAAGCTCGCCGTCCTGAACCTATCGCCGTCCTGA
- a CDS encoding uncharacterized protein (SECRETED:SignalP(1-19)), with protein MLLAIFMTIWALFTAMIWGLAIHQRDSESGDSRVEVRSSTSTPPCCKPTELVMRHESNKRWDRRLRRPHHAHHPHRPNQAISSL; from the exons ATGCTTCTTGCCATATTCATGACTATATGGGCATTGTTTACTGCCATG ATATGGGGTCTTGCAATTCACCAAAGGGATTCGGAGTCGGGGGATAGTCGGGTG GAAGTCCGTTCTAGCACGTCAACCCCTCCGTGTTGCAAACCCACCGAGCTTGTTATGAGGC atGAATCGAACAAAAGATGGGACCGACGTCTTCGCAGACCGCACCATGCGCACCACCCTCATCGGCCAAACCAAGCGATCT CAAGCCTATAA
- a CDS encoding uncharacterized protein (COG:S;~EggNog:ENOG410Q1HV;~InterPro:IPR011009), with protein MTDLRRKRPRTLWLGRDSSTRSEESRSSTEPNTEETPKQIPATNNRNGIIQFNCYEENPWSVYEPRAKIRRKQPITLAQHRKHRQNIVNIRCLPIDRPQDQNLLETIRRLSNPIFPRLLESYYHTGELHLIWEPMEITVNCILTARWPVNETELAYILRSTLDGIRFLRDQGRALAILEAETILLDRRGHVRLAGVEQSYQISASDMNAETLKLNALATITRGLMATGAGQVRWSSKVRAFLENLTTKSLDELMQDTFLKAATDERDLKLCVHVVKKKARNDLVLL; from the exons ATGACAGATCTGCGCAGGAAACGCCCACGGACTCTCTGGTTGGGCAGGGATTCATCAACTCGGTCTGAAGAGTCTCGATCATCAACAGAACCGAACACTGAAGAAACGCCAAAACAAATCCCGGCCACCAACAATCGCAATGGTATCATACAATTCAACTGCTACGAAGAGAACCCGTGGAGCGTGTACGAACCACGAGCCAAAATCCGTCGCAAGCAACCAATCACCCTGGCCCAGCATCGCAAGCACAGACAGAATATTGTAAACATCCGATGCCTTCCCATTGACCGACCTCAGGACCAAAACCTGTTAGAGACGATCAGACGTCTTTCTAACCCCATATTCCCACGGCTTCTGGAATCGTATTACCACACGGGCGAGCTGCACCTGATTTGGGAACCGATGGAGATCACAGTAAACTGCATTTTAACCGCCCGGTGGCCGGTCAACGAGACCGAGCTGGCATACATTCTCCGGTCG ACCCTTGACGGCATTAGATTCCTTCGGGATCAGGGAAGGGCATTGGCCATCCTAGAGGCGGAGACAATCCTCTTGGACCGAAGGGGCCATGTCCGTCTGG CTGGGGTCGAGCAGAGCTACCAGATCTCAGCATCCGATATGAATGCCGAGACGCTGAAATTGAACGCACTAGCAACAATCACGAGGGGTCTAATGGCCACTGGTGCAGGACAGGTCAGATGGAGCTCTAAGGTCCGAGCCTTCCTCGAAAATCTGACCACCAAGTCTTTGGATGAGTTGATGCAG GATACATTTCTCAAAGCAGCAACGGACGAAAGAGATCTGAAGCTGTGCGTCCATGTTGTGAAGAAAAAAGCTAGAAACGATCTTGTATTACTCTGA
- a CDS encoding uncharacterized protein (InterPro:IPR011009), with the protein MPAAKRDVRGTVWFGRTRSSVASTQHAATSTASDHVPNNQTLSHATSGLTGLPPQPSVPNPAPREILARNPCEIYEPCAGIYYGRILVLARHRQNKANLVHIQMQAVERSAIEMCVQMIDRLAHCSIPRLLDVFQYADRFLLVWEPFECTLHEALALSCRITESEVAQILWPVFKCLQFLRGQSRELASLTPRDILFTEEGEIKIAGIENSRHVDPSRADAMTSTLNALRSILEKIMQKNGSNFTWSQEIRSFKSALAKSTSARCLDKLLQHTFFEQVVGGGGLKVLVELANKTIFYTISFPPEDSLAKTGPLGKPVEPSTVYDIGGCQ; encoded by the exons atgccagccGCGAAGAGAGACGTTCGTGGCACCGTTTGGTTCGGACGAACTAGGTCGTCTGTGGCCTCTACGCAACATGCAGCTACGAGCACTGCCTCGGATCATGTCCCAAACAACCAGACGCTCAGTCATGCCACTTCCGGGCTGACTGGTCTACCGCCACAGCCGTCCGTTCCCAATCCGGCTCCCCGTGAAATCCTAGCACGAAACCCTTGCGAAATATATGAACCTTGTGCCGGCATCTACTATGGGCGAATCTTGGTGCTGGCTAGGCATCGGCAAAATAAGGCCAATTTAGTCCACATCCAGATGCAGGCCGTGGAGCGATCGGCAATAGAGATGTGTGTCCAGATGATCGATCGGCTTGCTCATTGCAGCATCCCGCGCCTGCTAGATGTTTTCCAGTATGCAGATCGATTCCTTCTTGTGTGGGAGCCCTTTGAGTGCACTCTCCACGAAGCTTTAGCGCTGAGCTGCCGCATCACCGAAAGTGAAGTGGCCCAGATCTTGTGGCCC GTGTTCAAGTGCCTTCAGTTCTTACGGGGCCAGTCGAGGGAGCTAGCCAGCCTGACTCCTCGAGACATCTTGTTCaccgaggagggtgagataAAGATCG CGGGTATTGAGAACAGTCGCCACGTCGACCCTTCCCGTGCCGACGCAATGACTTCTACATTAAATGCTCTCCGGTCGATTctcgagaagatcatgcagAAAAATGGCTCCAACTTCACTTGGAGCCAGGAGATCCGAAGCTTTAAATCGGCGCTGGCCAAGAGCACCTCCGCGCGATGCTTGGATAAATTACTGCAA CACACCTTCTTTGAGCAAGTGGTCGGGGGGGGAGGCCTAAAGGTACTAGTAGAGTTGGCCAACAAAACCATTTTCTACACAATTTCATTTCCGCCCGAGGACTCTCTTGCCAAGACTGGGCCACTAGGGAAGCCTGTGGAGCCGTCTACGGTCTACGACATAGGTGGATGTCAATAG
- a CDS encoding uncharacterized protein (COG:S;~EggNog:ENOG410Q1HV) — translation MTEVARRQPHKKKKACSSYPVPNCSTSIDRMALWRHFFWLADQHGFQIPAIAAFVPRRASLPSPQIPEGLGSTQQDDAVNRRCGIPYADTVDADRFALEGDRLWQPWESPQVSAVFFRRSQFQTFFRYLWDGSRINQPTNAADELAASEEAAAVDQEIPDCVIEHPMPLPSLSQLPERSSSMDWFMEMWDCGLGRLAMPAGDLDVVVTIPNHEPRRLALPNDESLINEIFHGLKMRKFSLHSTDERNVTDEENFHIWHLRNPGQNILASLTEENVQDYTTSDWNRLKRRRKGLSEAMNDIAAWVDEQIFRLSLHAQNRSWNEQEEEEY, via the coding sequence ATGACCGAAGTGGCACGCCGTCAGCCgcataagaagaaaaaagcgTGTAGCTCCTATCCCGTCCCGAATTGCTCGACATCGATAGACCGAATGGCTTTGTGGCgccacttcttctggctggctgaccaaCACGGATTCCAGATCCCGGCCATAGCCGCGTTTGTGCCCAGACGAGCGTCCCTGCCAAGTCCCCAAATTCCGGAGGGCCTTGGCAGCACCCAACAGGATGATGCAGTGAATCGACGTTGCGGTATCCCATATGCTGATACGGTCGATGCGGATCGCTTCGCCCTGGAAGGGGATAGACTGTGGCAGCCCTGGGAGTCCCCACAAGTTTCCGCTGTGTTCTTCCGACGGTCGCAGTTCCAGACCTTCTTTCGTTACCTTTGGGATGGGAGTAGGATCAATCAGCCTACAAACGCCGCAGACGAATTGGCAGCGAGCGAGGAAGCCGCGGCGGTAGATCAGGAGATCCCAGATTGTGTTATTGAGCATCCAATGCCCTTGCCGAGTCTCTCACAGCTGCCTGAAAGAAGCAGTTCAATGGATTGGTTCATGGAAATGTGGGATTGCGGGTTGGGAAGGCTGGCAATGCCCGCGGGCGATCTGGACGTGGTTGTCACCATCCCCAATCATGAACCAAGAAGACTTGCGCTGCCAAATGACGAATCTCTAATCAACGAGATTTTCCATGGTTTGAAAATGCGCAAGTTCAGCCTCCACAGTACAGATGAGCGCAATGTAACAGACGAGGAAAATTTCCACATCTGGCATCTGAGGAACCCAGGCCAGAATATTCTGGCCAGTTTGACCGAAGAGAATGTACAGGATTATACCACATCCGACTGGAATCGGCTtaaaaggaggaggaaggggctGTCTGAGGCCATGAATGACATAGCTGCATGGGTAGACGAGCAAATTTTCCGACTATCCCTTCATGCTCAAAATCGCAGTTGGaatgaacaagaagaggaggagtatTGA
- a CDS encoding uncharacterized protein (COG:S;~EggNog:ENOG410Q1HV;~InterPro:IPR022198;~PFAM:PF12520), whose protein sequence is MRPTHQARIESEEKALEAYRQERYQGSARVRLDCLTFENGFGRLMDDGRNALRLEQILELQGCLRINRDYHVPVLVRATDWGSHIRLLPGEAEPFPELIVPLNMSLRALGHENVIAAARKKLYGENRWWVVDVYVEDPNEQPHRQSLHSQLVRSLREHFPNQRRPPDGLIYERIRFYQVYLGHPPDEQAEALWWAVLRHDPKSKKHIYLRAFLQHPSFPAAFDALLLIPGLWAKMQLGVLHTMVSLRCDEPILSYLETIRTVWMDHIFGGSDTLPVHADAETVLALESQVPKLSEPDREYLRSRVMDDRTLFPSIDASDTRAALWERLKQIDTPITTLGTFFQDLRFLGVASKVMKALLLPSEDLGSKKTKKITIDCVLGAQHRTDASVSLRETRLQVRRGLHELWRFSF, encoded by the exons ATGCGGCCAACACACCAAGCTCGCATCGAatccgaggagaaggcgctGGAAGCCTACCGCCAGGAGCGCTACCAGGGTAGCGCCCGAGTCCGCCTGGACTGTCTGACGTTCGAAAATGGCTTTGGCCGCTTGATGGACGACGGCCGAAATGCCCTCCGACTGGAGCAAATCCTCGAGTTACAAGGATGTCTCCGCATCAATCGAGACTACCATGTGCCCGTCTTGGTCCGAGCCACGGACTGGGGCTCCCACATCAGGCTGTTGCCGGGCGAGGCGGAGCCGTTTCCCGAGCTGATCGTGCCCTTGAACATGTCGCTGCGCGCATTGGGCCACGAGAACGTCATCGCCGCAGCGCGAAAAAAGCTCTACGGCGAGAACCGATGGTGGGTGGTCGATGTGTATGTGGAGGATCCCA ATGAGCAACCCCACCGACAGTCTCTCCATTCTCAACTCGTTCGCTCGCTCCGAGAGCATTTCCCAAACCAACGCCGACCGCCGGACGGATTGATCTACGAAAGAATTCGGTTCTATCAAGTATATCTGGGCCATCCGCCGGACGAACAAGCGGAGGCACTTTGGTGGGCCGTCCTCCGACACGACCCCAAGAGTAAGAAGCATATATATCTTCGGGCctttctccaacatcccagtTTCCCTGCAGCATTTGATGCCCTGCTCCTTATTCCGGGGCTTTGGGCCAAAATGCAATTGGGCGTGCTGCATACTATGGTGTCACTGCGATGTGACGAG CCCATCCTGTCCTACCTCGAAACGATCCGCACAGTCTGGATGGACCATATTTTCGGCGGGAGCGACACCCTTCCTGTTCACGCGGACGCGGAGACCGTTCTCGCGCTGGAATCTCAAGTCCCGAAGCTCTCGGAACCGGACCGGGAATATCTGCGATCTCGGGTGATGGACGACCGGACGTTATTTCCATCGATCGATGCCTCTGACACACGGGCGGCGTTATGGGAGCGACTGAAGCAGATCGATACTCCGATCACCACCCTGGGGACGTTCTTCCAGGACCTTCGTTTCTTAGGTGTTGCCAGCAAGGTGATGAAggctcttctcctcccatcaGAGGACCTGGGCTCGAAGAAGACTAAGAAGATCACTATCGACTGTGTACTCGGTGCGCAGCATCGGACCGATGCCAGCGTGTCATTGAGAGAGACAAGACTGCAAGTCCGGCGGGGATTGCACGAGCTCTGGCGCTTCAGCTTCTAA
- a CDS encoding uncharacterized protein (COG:S;~EggNog:ENOG410PXU7), protein MAGAREGINFVRIFFYGGNTISAERKRSLVALAYATARDQLLAPKAILIRSDMHNTTTNNGRHVVDPQGWHGTFAFKASDQLLREYHVASHGYTNGKEDFALKEATHTSEKADSTRRGGPRSDKVVWPPEEFLEEYEDSPIGYSHLSTQS, encoded by the exons ATGGCTGGTGCTAGAGAGGGCATCAATTTTGTTcggatcttcttctacgGTGGAAACACTATCAGCGCTGAACGCAAAAGAAGTTTAGTGGCCCTAGCCTATGCAACAGCACGGGATCAACTGCTGGCACCCAAGGCAATCTTGATCCG TTCTGACATGcacaataccaccaccaacaacggAAGGCATGTCGTAGATCCTCAAGGCTGGCATGGGACCTTCGCCTTCAAGGCCAGCGATCAGCTTCTACGTGAATATCATGTTGCATCACACGGTTATACCAATGGTAAAGAGGACTTTGCTCTTAAGGAAGCTACTCATACTTCAGAGAAGGCGGACAGCACTCGTCGTGGTGGGCCGCGGTCTGATAAAGTTGTTTGGCCACCCGAGGAATTCCTTGAAGAATATGAAGACAGCCCGATCGGCTACTCACATCTATCAACTCAAAGTTAG
- a CDS encoding uncharacterized protein (COG:T;~EggNog:ENOG410PWBG;~InterPro:IPR000719,IPR011009,IPR017441;~PFAM:PF00069;~go_function: GO:0004672 - protein kinase activity [Evidence IEA];~go_function: GO:0005524 - ATP binding [Evidence IEA];~go_process: GO:0006468 - protein phosphorylation [Evidence IEA]) has product MTRRPRTFTNRGSFCMPLPSRRPSIAIFQSLFRSRQLKPGYFARLYSTMTEDHRIEYNWVKGVETLEKYQRGGYHPIMIGDVLNDRYHIVDKLGFGGYSTVWLALDANLKQYVAVKVNIADSLPRETKVLRALSSPFLSSSPVCPGHDLVPLLLDEFKVQGPNGNHTCYTVTPAQCNLREISFSRLFSLRVARALSYGLTQAVAYTHSQNYVHGDIHLGNVLVKLPSSFDDLSIKQLYEKYGEPETVPVTRCDGEPLPSNAPAKAVVPLFLGKYAEEFSLSDARPLLSDFGEAFSPASEVRLGKDCHTPPAFRAPEAKFESHAPLAYPSDIWSLATAIWEIVGMKAIFSTDYVHEDEIVSQQIDVLGRIPLEWWRRWEGRPRFFDEQGCPTESYRGNRWPPLQESFEVGVQKWRRKVGDEFDENEKAAFLDLMRRMLSFRPKERPTAEEVLKSEWMVKWALPDYERR; this is encoded by the exons ATGACTCGCCGCCCTAGAACATTCACGAACCGTGGATCATTTTGTATGCCACTGCCCTCACGTCGACCTTCAATTGCAATATTCCAATCCTTGTTCCGCTCTCGACAGCTCAAACCAGGATATTTCGCACGGCTGTACTCCACAATGACCGAGGACCATCGCATCGAGTACAACTGGGTCAAGGGTGTAGAGACACTCGAAAAATATCAGCGTGGGGGTTATCATCCCATCATGATTGGAGACGTGCTAAATGACAGATACCACATTGTTGACAAACTTGGCTTTGGGGGCTACTCGACGGTTTGGCTTGCCCTAGATGCAAATCTGAAGCAATATGTTGCAGTCAAAGTCAATATAGCAGACTCGCTTCCGCGTGAGACGAAAGTCCTTAGGGCCCtgtcttctccttttctgtCATCCTCGCCCGTGTGCCCCGGACATGATTTAGTACCTCTTCTCCTAGATGAATTCAAAGTGCAAGGTCCTAATGGAAACCATACGTGCTACACGGTGACCCCTGCACAATGCAATCTCAGAGAGATCTCCTTTAGCcgtcttttctccctcagAGTTGCCCGGGCACTATCATATGGGCTTACACAGGCCGTTGCTTATACACATTCTCAAAACTATGTCCACGGAG ATATTCATCTAGGAAACGTTTTGGTCAAACTCCCGTCGAGCTTTGATGACTTATCCATAAAGCAATTATATGAAAAGTATGGTGAGCCCGAGACAGTCCCTGTCACACGATGTGACGGGGAACCATTACCCTCTAATGCCCCAGCCAAGGCGGTTGTGCCGCTGTTCCTAGGGAAATATGCAGAGGAGTTCTCATTATCCGACGCGCGTCCGCTTCTGAGTGACTTCGGTGAAGCGTTTTCACCCGCTTCGGAAGTCCGTCTTGGGAAAGACTGCCATACGCCACCCGCATTTCGAGCTCCAGAAGCCAAATTCGAATCGCACGCTCCCCTAGCATATCCCTCTGACATCTGGAGCCTGGCTACGGCAATCTGGGAGATCGTCGGAATGAAAGCCATTTTTAGCACCGATTACGTGCATGAGGACGAAATAGTGTCTCAACAAATTGATGTACTTGGACGTATTCCTTTGGagtggtggcggcggtgggAAGGACGACCTCGGTTTTTCGATGAGCAGGGGTGCCCAACAGAATCCTACCGCGGAAACAGATGGCCTCCACTTCAGGAGTCATTTGAGGTCGGCGTGCAGAAATGGAGACGGAAAGTGGGAGACGAGTTTGACGAAAACGAGAAAGCTGCGTTCCTAGATTTGATGCGCCGAATGCTGTCATTTCGGCCGAAAGAGCGGCCGACTGCTGAAGAGGTGCTAAAATCGGAGTGGATGGTGAAATGGGCATTGCCGGATTACGAGCGGAGGTAA